The following are from one region of the Stigmatopora argus isolate UIUO_Sarg chromosome 9, RoL_Sarg_1.0, whole genome shotgun sequence genome:
- the egr1 gene encoding early growth response protein 1 has product MAAAKTEMLLPALQISEPLNFPHSPMDNYPKLEEVMMLSSAGTPFLAASAPEAAGFASGEPGEPYDHLTGDTLPEISFNCEKAVGDQTYPTPRLPPISYTGHFTLEPATACSNSLWVEPILGVFTSLMGNLPATSLSSGGNSQNASSSSVATSSSSSSSPSSTSSSSHSTSLTSSVHHHHHQQHHQHQHKEPNPIYSAAPTYPNPNSDVFPEQGQAFAAPGGGVSHYPPPAYPNGKSCGASFPVPMIPDYLFPQQQGEISLVAPDQKPFHNPSSQPSLTPLSTIKAFATQTGSQELKGVYQSQLIKPSRMRKYPSRPSKTPPHERPYACPVETCDRRFSRSDELTRHIRIHTGQKPFQCRICMRNFSRSDHLTTHIRTHTGEKPFACDICGRKFARSDERKRHTKIHLRQKDKKAEKAPGGAAPTSAPVQIPTSAASPASSYPSPMTPYPSPVSSYPSPVTSCYSSPAHASYPSPSIATTYPSVSMSGAFQSQVTSPFHSSVASNLYSSPVPTPLADLQSTLSPRTVEIC; this is encoded by the exons ATGGCCGCGGCCAAGACCGAGATGCTCCTCCCGGCGTTGCAGATCTCCGAGCCTCTCAACTTCCCCCACTCCCCCATGGATAACTACCCCAAGCTGGAGGAGGTGATGATGCTGAGCTCGGCGGGGACCCCCTTCCTCGCAGCCTCCGCGCCCGAAGCCGCCGGCTTCGCCTCCGGCGAACCGGGGGAGCCCTACGACCACCTGACCGGGG ATACGCTCCCCGAGATCTCTTTCAACTGCGAGAAAGCGGTCGGGGATCAGACGTACCCCACGCCTCGCCTGCCCCCCATCTCCTACACGGGTCACTTCACTCTGGAACCCGCCACGGCCTGCAGCAACAGCCTTTGGGTGGAGCCTATTCTGGGCGTGTTCACCAGTCTGATGGGCAACCTTCCGGCCACGTCCCTCTCTTCCGGCGGCAACTCTCAGAACGCCTCGTCCTCGTCGGTCGCCACGTCTTCCTCTTCGTCCTCGTCCCCCTCGTCTACCTCCTCTTCGTCGCACAGCACCAGCCTCACGTCCTCGgttcaccaccaccaccaccagcagcacCACCAGCACCAGCACAAAGAGCCCAACCCCATTTACTCGGCCGCCCCAACCTACCCCAACCCCAACTCGGACGTCTTTCCCGAGCAAGGCCAAGCCTTCGCCGCTCCGGGCGGGGGGGTGTCGCACTACCCTCCGCCCGCCTACCCCAACGGCAAAAGCTGCGGCGCCAGCTTCCCGGTACCCATGATCCCCGACTACCTGTTCCCTCAGCAGCAGGGCGAGATCAGCCTGGTGGCCCCGGACCAGAAACCCTTCCACAACCCGTCCAGCCAGCCCTCCCTGACCCCCCTGTCCACCATCAAGGCCTTCGCCACGCAGACGGGCTCGCAAGAACTGAAGGGCGTCTACCAATCGCAGCTGATCAAGCCCAGCCGCATGCGCAAGTACCCCAGCCGTCCCAGCAAGACCCCGCCTCACGAGAGACCCTACGCCTGCCCGGTGGAGACGTGCGACCGGCGCTTCTCGCGCTCGGACGAGCTGACGCGCCACATCCGCATCCACACGGGGCAGAAGCCCTTCCAGTGCCGCATCTGCATGCGCAACTTCAGCCGTAGCGACCACCTGACCACGCACATCCGCACGCACACGGGGGAGAAACCCTTCGCCTGCGACATCTGCGGACGCAAGTTCGCCCGCAGCGACGAGCGGAAGAGGCACACCAAGATCCACCTGCGGCAGAAGGACAAGAAAGCGGAGAAAGCTCCGGGCGGGGCGGCGCCGACCTCGGCCCCGGTCCAGATCCCCACCTCGGCGGCCTCGCCCGCCTCCAGCTACCCCTCGCCCATGACCCCGTACCCGTCTCCCGTGTCTTCCTACCCGTCCCCCGTTACCTCCTGCTACTCGTCCCCGGCCCACGCCTCCTACCCGTCCCCGTCCATCGCCACCACCTACCCTTCGGTGTCCATGTCGGGCGCCTTCCAGTCCCAGGTGACGTCCCCGTTCCATTCCTCGGTGGCCTCCAACCTGTACAGCTCCCCGGTGCCGACCCCGCTGGCGGACCTCCAGAGCACCCTTTCCCCGAGGACGGTCGAGATCTGCTAA